In Desulfobacterales bacterium, a single genomic region encodes these proteins:
- a CDS encoding serine/threonine-protein phosphatase, which translates to MKAKIFYSMTIGPRSQQEDCLLVGDKIFQDIDIEGEIESEEGNILLTVCDGMGGYEAGEKNSKFVCEQLKEKLNVFSTKNIKNLLYSIQALSIDLLPPQSGTTVAGIAISNNNIIIFNAGDSRVYKLNQKGIQYISHDHSFVQQLIDQKMINEEQAFSHPHKNIINFGVGPAFVNHWGRYEINCIEEEVITDNAYLICSDGLNTVLKNNEIYNILMPDPFENGRLLMKNLKQKELRDNTSFILIKFLP; encoded by the coding sequence ATGAAAGCAAAAATATTCTATTCAATGACTATAGGCCCTAGAAGCCAGCAGGAAGATTGTCTGCTCGTTGGGGATAAAATATTTCAAGATATTGACATTGAAGGAGAAATTGAATCAGAGGAAGGAAATATTTTACTCACTGTATGTGATGGTATGGGAGGATATGAAGCTGGTGAAAAAAATAGTAAGTTTGTTTGCGAGCAACTTAAAGAAAAGCTTAATGTTTTCTCCACTAAAAATATTAAAAATTTACTTTATTCTATACAAGCATTATCTATTGACCTACTGCCTCCACAAAGTGGAACTACAGTAGCTGGAATAGCTATTTCAAATAACAATATAATCATATTTAATGCTGGAGACAGTCGAGTTTACAAACTAAATCAAAAAGGAATTCAATATATATCCCACGACCATTCTTTTGTTCAGCAACTTATTGATCAAAAAATGATAAATGAAGAACAGGCATTTTCACATCCCCATAAAAATATTATAAATTTTGGAGTAGGGCCAGCATTTGTTAATCATTGGGGAAGGTATGAAATTAACTGCATTGAAGAAGAAGTGATTACTGATAATGCATATCTTATATGTTCAGATGGCCTTAATACTGTTCTTAAAAATAATGAAATTTATAATATTCTTATGCCTGATCCTTTTGAAAACGGCAGATTACTTATGAAAAATTTAAAACAAAAAGAACTAAGGGACAATACAAGTTTTATACTTATAAAATTTTTGCCATAA
- a CDS encoding formylglycine-generating enzyme family protein: MGNKSNDEIKSTNSHILENPHVWIDPITQMEFVWVKSGKFIMGCGEWDGAGDDDEYPIHEVYLDGFWMGKYQVNQDQWKIVMKNNPAIFNKGGNYPVENVSWYAANEFIKRLSSMNMEAYKFSLPTEAQWEYAARSKGKIGKYSGGDFMDRVAWYAYNSGNCTHPVGQKNANGLGLYDMSGNVWEWCLDVYNEKAYSKHEHDNPVYLDEGKLRVNRGGSWGSGPGSVRCSARGYLPPEDGYSYAGFRVVRTIK, from the coding sequence ATGGGCAACAAATCTAATGATGAAATTAAATCTACAAATAGTCACATATTAGAAAATCCCCATGTATGGATTGATCCAATAACACAAATGGAATTTGTATGGGTTAAAAGTGGGAAATTTATAATGGGATGCGGTGAATGGGATGGCGCAGGGGATGATGATGAATACCCAATCCATGAAGTTTATCTCGATGGTTTTTGGATGGGGAAATATCAGGTTAATCAGGATCAATGGAAAATAGTTATGAAAAATAATCCAGCTATTTTCAATAAAGGCGGAAATTATCCTGTAGAAAACGTATCCTGGTATGCGGCAAATGAATTTATAAAAAGATTGAGTTCAATGAATATGGAAGCTTATAAATTCTCTTTACCTACAGAAGCCCAATGGGAATATGCCGCAAGGAGCAAAGGCAAGATTGGAAAATATTCTGGAGGCGATTTTATGGACAGGGTTGCATGGTATGCTTATAATAGCGGAAATTGTACTCACCCTGTAGGCCAAAAAAACGCAAATGGACTCGGATTATATGACATGAGTGGAAATGTTTGGGAATGGTGTCTCGATGTATATAATGAAAAAGCTTATAGTAAGCATGAGCATGATAACCCAGTATACCTTGATGAAGGAAAATTAAGAGTTAATAGAGGAGGTAGTTGGGGCAGTGGACCTGGAAGTGTAAGGTGTTCAGCAAGGGGTTATCTACCTCCTGAAGATGGCTATAGTTACGCAGGATTCAGGGTAGTCAGAACAATAAAATAG
- a CDS encoding enoyl-CoA hydratase, with amino-acid sequence MEKPVLFEIKNNIATITLNRPEKRNALNQDLLVHFYNYLEDAKKNQDVNVIIITGSGTAFCAGLDLSAIYTDNLIDPRGDGKDFPDIIDACSKPIIGAVNGAAITGGFEIALNCDFLIASENAVFADTHAKVGIHPGWGMTQLLQQAVGKRMAKQLSFTCKYISAQEALNLGLVNKVVPNEELMPVSLQIASEINSFNQPMIRTIKKLIDYKESTVFENVFKHERQGFKKFMGGKG; translated from the coding sequence ATGGAAAAACCTGTTTTATTTGAAATCAAAAATAACATAGCTACAATAACTTTAAATCGTCCTGAAAAAAGAAATGCATTAAATCAGGATTTGCTTGTTCATTTTTATAATTATCTTGAAGATGCTAAAAAAAATCAGGATGTAAACGTTATAATTATAACCGGTAGTGGAACTGCGTTTTGCGCTGGCCTTGACCTTTCAGCTATATACACAGACAATTTAATTGATCCAAGGGGAGATGGAAAAGATTTTCCTGATATTATTGATGCATGTTCAAAGCCAATAATAGGTGCAGTCAATGGAGCAGCTATAACTGGAGGCTTTGAAATAGCATTAAACTGTGATTTTCTAATTGCATCAGAAAATGCAGTATTTGCAGATACCCATGCAAAAGTAGGTATCCATCCAGGTTGGGGGATGACTCAACTCCTGCAGCAGGCAGTAGGAAAAAGGATGGCAAAACAATTATCATTTACTTGCAAATATATCTCAGCTCAAGAAGCTCTTAATTTGGGACTTGTTAATAAAGTTGTCCCTAATGAAGAGCTCATGCCTGTATCTCTCCAAATTGCTTCTGAAATTAATTCATTTAATCAACCTATGATAAGAACAATAAAAAAATTGATAGATTATAAAGAATCAACAGTTTTTGAAAATGTGTTTAAACATGAAAGACAAGGGTTTAAAAAATTCATGGGTGGAAAAGGCTAA